One region of Niallia sp. Man26 genomic DNA includes:
- the ggt gene encoding gamma-glutamyltransferase, with protein sequence MKKVIVGTKSMVVSPHYLASQAGERILQQGGNAFDAAVAVSACLAVVYPHMTGLGGDSFWLAYHAEKKKVRSYNGSGRSGSKVTRDKYKGKEAIPFRGIESVITVPGMVDSWDAVLREYGRMSLKEVLAPAIEYAENGFPVSNDQYENTVKSIELLQSDKDMAKVFLPEGKVPNTFSKFVQKNLGCTLQSLADKGRDDFYKGDLAKRIISSIQKKGGLLTEQDFAAHQGEWTEPLSSTYRDYTIFQVPPNSQGFVGLMILNILENFDLSAIPHESYEYYHLLVEAVKKSFQDRNNHLTDPVWHNIPLEKLLSKEYAKELAASISFDHTCDLPTQPVGSDTAHAAVVDEDGNAVSFIQSLYFEFGSGIIAGDTGITMQNRGSFFSLDADHINALEPNKRTFHTLMPAMAFKEDKPYVLYGTQGGEGQPQTQTVMITRMLDYGMDPQAAISGPRFVWGRTWGEKTQELKIEGRVANDVLEKLQKLGHSVNRVDDYAGIMGHANAILIDEQGFFYGGVDPRSDGAAVGR encoded by the coding sequence TTGAAGAAAGTAATTGTCGGCACAAAATCGATGGTGGTCAGCCCCCATTATTTAGCTTCACAGGCTGGTGAAAGGATATTACAACAAGGAGGGAACGCATTTGATGCTGCTGTTGCAGTGAGTGCTTGCCTTGCAGTTGTTTATCCTCATATGACAGGTCTTGGCGGTGATTCCTTTTGGCTTGCTTATCATGCAGAAAAAAAGAAGGTCCGCTCCTACAACGGCAGTGGCCGTTCCGGTTCAAAAGTGACGAGAGACAAATATAAAGGCAAAGAGGCGATTCCTTTTCGCGGAATAGAAAGTGTTATTACAGTGCCAGGGATGGTAGACAGCTGGGATGCAGTCCTAAGGGAATATGGAAGGATGTCACTCAAGGAAGTGCTTGCACCTGCTATTGAATATGCAGAAAATGGATTCCCTGTTTCCAATGACCAATATGAAAATACGGTAAAGAGTATCGAACTGTTACAGTCAGATAAAGACATGGCAAAAGTATTTTTGCCTGAGGGAAAAGTGCCCAATACATTCAGCAAGTTTGTGCAGAAAAATCTTGGGTGTACACTTCAAAGCTTGGCGGATAAAGGAAGAGATGATTTTTATAAAGGAGATTTAGCAAAGAGAATTATTTCCAGTATCCAAAAAAAGGGCGGTTTGCTGACAGAACAGGATTTTGCTGCACATCAAGGTGAATGGACTGAACCTCTTTCGTCCACATATCGGGACTATACCATATTCCAAGTACCACCTAACTCGCAAGGATTTGTTGGTCTGATGATACTTAATATTTTGGAAAATTTCGATTTATCAGCAATCCCACATGAATCATACGAATATTACCATCTATTAGTGGAGGCTGTGAAAAAAAGCTTCCAGGATCGGAACAATCACTTAACAGATCCTGTGTGGCATAATATACCGTTAGAAAAATTATTAAGCAAAGAATATGCAAAGGAATTGGCTGCCTCCATATCATTTGACCATACATGTGATTTGCCGACACAGCCTGTCGGCAGTGATACTGCGCATGCTGCAGTTGTGGACGAAGACGGCAATGCAGTTTCCTTTATTCAAAGCTTATATTTCGAGTTTGGATCAGGAATTATTGCCGGAGATACAGGAATTACGATGCAAAACAGAGGCTCCTTCTTTTCCCTTGATGCAGACCATATTAATGCATTAGAACCAAATAAAAGGACTTTTCATACGTTGATGCCGGCGATGGCTTTTAAAGAAGATAAGCCATATGTACTATACGGCACACAAGGCGGTGAAGGACAGCCGCAAACACAAACGGTGATGATCACTAGAATGCTTGACTACGGGATGGACCCACAAGCTGCAATCAGCGGTCCAAGATTTGTATGGGGCAGAACTTGGGGAGAAAAAACCCAAGAATTGAAAATCGAAGGTCGGGTGGCAAATGACGTTTTGGAAAAGCTGCAAAAGCTAGGCCATTCAGTGAATAGAGTTGATGACTATGCTGGAATTATGGGTCATGCGAACGCAATTCTCATTGATGAGCAAGGGTTTTTCTATGGCGGTGTTGACCCGAGAAGTGATGGAGCAGCTGTCGGAAGATAG
- a CDS encoding MFS transporter encodes MKKTRPVLTIFLFFLGWVFMYADRNILSPVMGSIGEEWSLNQTQLGLMATVFFAAYAFMQIPTGFLADKFGRVKVLVIGFIVFGIGTYLSGASTTFGIFLLMRALTGLGEGTYYGSQYGISSTITPKKYRGLVSAIINSGMAFGISLGFMSSSYFTYTLNKGWQFPFYVFAIPTIIVGILIGIFVRDNSHKEKKQAVQGAEKVELKSIFTKNHIFVYVLIFCSLYGFFGMLTWLPYYLQTARDIEASQTGIISSLVPWASIPGAILFGYLSDRIKSRKPLIIGLSLAGAICQFVIPYTENYSFLIVGLCLYGLLGKLALDPVLISYMADITPQSMYSRVYGFFNFSGMLSSIFAPYITGYFADKTGSLEFGFYLSGGLLIIGAVLFLFTTDKKQADVNSIESIATLKREEKLI; translated from the coding sequence ATGAAAAAAACACGTCCTGTACTCACTATCTTTTTATTCTTTTTAGGCTGGGTATTTATGTATGCTGACAGAAATATCTTATCACCTGTCATGGGCAGTATCGGCGAGGAATGGAGTTTAAATCAAACGCAGTTAGGATTAATGGCGACCGTCTTTTTTGCTGCATATGCCTTCATGCAAATTCCTACAGGGTTTTTGGCAGATAAGTTCGGCCGTGTCAAAGTGTTAGTGATCGGCTTTATCGTTTTCGGTATCGGAACATATTTGAGTGGTGCATCTACAACATTTGGGATATTTCTACTGATGCGCGCACTTACTGGATTAGGTGAGGGCACCTATTATGGCTCGCAATACGGCATCTCCTCCACCATTACTCCGAAGAAGTACCGCGGCCTCGTTTCTGCGATTATAAACAGCGGCATGGCCTTTGGTATCTCACTTGGATTTATGTCATCAAGCTACTTTACCTATACTTTAAATAAAGGGTGGCAGTTTCCCTTTTATGTCTTTGCCATCCCAACGATAATCGTCGGTATCTTAATTGGTATTTTTGTCCGCGATAACTCACATAAAGAGAAAAAACAGGCTGTTCAAGGAGCAGAAAAAGTAGAATTAAAAAGCATTTTTACAAAAAACCATATATTCGTTTATGTGTTGATTTTCTGTTCCTTATATGGCTTTTTCGGAATGCTGACATGGCTTCCTTACTATTTGCAGACAGCAAGAGATATAGAGGCTTCGCAAACAGGCATTATTTCCTCCTTAGTACCGTGGGCCTCCATTCCTGGAGCAATTCTTTTCGGTTATTTATCTGATCGAATTAAAAGCAGAAAACCGCTTATTATCGGGCTTTCCCTGGCAGGGGCAATCTGTCAGTTTGTCATTCCTTACACAGAAAATTACTCCTTCTTAATCGTTGGTTTATGCCTGTACGGTTTGCTTGGGAAATTAGCGCTAGACCCAGTATTGATTTCTTATATGGCAGATATTACGCCACAGTCCATGTATTCAAGAGTTTATGGGTTTTTCAACTTCAGCGGTATGCTTTCCTCTATTTTTGCACCATATATAACAGGCTATTTTGCAGATAAGACAGGAAGTCTTGAATTTGGCTTCTATTTATCAGGGGGGCTGCTAATTATCGGTGCAGTATTATTTTTGTTCACGACAGATAAAAAACAAGCGGATGTTAATTCGATTGAATCAATCGCCACTTTGAAAAGGGAGGAGAAGCTGATTTGA
- a CDS encoding DUF441 domain-containing protein: MFSQSYLFLYLLVIIALIAKNTSLLFAVGALLILKVIGLDAKSFSFIQSKGINWGVTIITIAVLAPIATGEIGFRDLSAAFKSPFAWIALLSGIAVALLAKGGVNLLSSDPQITTALVLGTILAVSLFKGVAVGPLIGAGIAYMAMRAMEWFK; encoded by the coding sequence ATGTTTAGTCAATCATACCTATTTTTATATTTGCTTGTCATTATCGCCCTTATTGCCAAAAACACATCTCTGCTGTTCGCAGTCGGAGCATTATTGATTTTAAAGGTGATCGGCCTTGATGCAAAATCCTTCTCTTTCATCCAGTCAAAGGGGATTAATTGGGGGGTTACCATTATTACAATAGCTGTACTGGCACCCATCGCAACTGGTGAAATCGGTTTCCGAGATCTTTCTGCCGCTTTTAAATCTCCTTTTGCATGGATTGCCCTCTTATCTGGAATTGCAGTCGCACTGCTTGCCAAAGGCGGGGTTAACTTGCTGTCATCAGATCCCCAAATCACTACTGCACTTGTATTAGGAACCATTTTAGCTGTTTCCTTGTTTAAAGGGGTTGCTGTTGGTCCGTTAATAGGAGCAGGGATTGCATACATGGCGATGAGGGCTATGGAGTGGTTTAAATAG
- the ytvI gene encoding sporulation integral membrane protein YtvI — translation MNLTLIHRSLRLLFVIAVTVLVFVGFFYLSKITYPFIIGFLIAFLMNPLVNFLQFKCRLPRSFAVVLSIIIILSVFAGLITLLIAEIVTGAAYLANVVPQHINTLIEYIENFFTAQIIPLYNQLASTFNSLGTNQQDTIISNIKNVGEQIGTSVGAFIQSFFQNIPIILSWFPNAATVIIFSLLATFFISKDWNRLIRKLSKLLPPRLSRSGKSVFVDLKRALLGFLKAQLTLVSITTVIILIGLIILRVDYAITIALVTGIVDIIPYLGTGLVFVPWIIYEMIAGQMPLAVGLTVLYIVVLVQRQIMEPKILSSSIGVDPLATLIALFVGFKLIGFLGLIIGPVTLVIISTLNKAGVFADLWSFIKGDEKKI, via the coding sequence TTGAACCTGACTTTGATTCACCGTTCACTTCGTCTGCTGTTTGTAATTGCAGTGACGGTACTAGTATTTGTTGGTTTTTTTTATTTATCAAAAATAACCTATCCCTTTATTATCGGTTTTTTGATTGCGTTCCTGATGAATCCACTTGTAAACTTCCTGCAATTTAAGTGTAGATTACCTAGGTCCTTTGCCGTAGTTTTAAGTATTATTATCATTTTATCTGTGTTTGCAGGCCTTATTACACTGTTAATCGCAGAAATTGTCACAGGTGCTGCCTATCTTGCTAATGTCGTACCACAGCATATTAATACACTGATTGAATACATAGAGAACTTTTTTACCGCCCAAATTATCCCGCTTTACAATCAGCTTGCAAGCACATTTAACAGCTTAGGTACTAACCAGCAGGATACCATTATTTCCAATATCAAAAATGTTGGAGAGCAAATCGGGACAAGTGTGGGAGCGTTTATCCAATCGTTTTTCCAAAACATCCCGATTATCTTGTCTTGGTTTCCCAATGCTGCTACTGTGATTATTTTCTCTTTATTGGCCACCTTCTTTATCAGCAAAGACTGGAATCGCCTCATACGAAAACTTTCAAAATTGCTTCCTCCGCGTTTGAGCAGAAGCGGAAAATCCGTGTTTGTCGATTTAAAGAGAGCATTGCTTGGTTTTTTGAAGGCTCAGCTTACATTAGTATCTATCACAACAGTCATCATTTTAATCGGCTTAATCATTCTTAGAGTCGATTACGCAATCACTATTGCCTTAGTAACTGGGATTGTTGATATTATCCCTTATTTAGGCACTGGGCTAGTCTTTGTTCCATGGATTATATACGAAATGATTGCCGGACAAATGCCTTTAGCTGTCGGACTGACAGTATTGTATATAGTAGTTCTTGTGCAAAGACAAATCATGGAACCAAAAATCCTTTCTTCTAGCATCGGTGTTGATCCTCTTGCAACATTAATTGCCTTATTTGTCGGCTTTAAGCTGATCGGTTTTTTAGGATTAATCATCGGTCCAGTCACACTTGTCATTATTAGCACATTGAATAAAGCTGGAGTTTTCGCTGATTTATGGAGCTTCATAAAAGGAGACGAAAAAAAGATATAA
- a CDS encoding FxsA family protein — MRNLFIALLFLPLVELAAFLLSGRFIGIPETLLLVVVTSALGAFILKKEGVKAIKNVQEQLNSGRLPGDAILNGFCVLLGGILMLLPGFLSDIAGALLLLPPTRKLCKKLLLNYMQKKLLQKNRIIIQQ, encoded by the coding sequence TTGCGCAATCTTTTTATCGCATTATTGTTTCTTCCGCTTGTCGAACTGGCTGCATTTCTGCTGTCAGGACGGTTTATCGGCATACCGGAGACTTTGCTGTTAGTGGTGGTAACCAGTGCGCTGGGAGCTTTTATTCTTAAAAAGGAAGGCGTAAAAGCCATAAAAAATGTTCAAGAGCAATTAAATTCAGGAAGACTTCCAGGCGATGCCATATTGAACGGTTTTTGTGTACTTCTCGGAGGAATACTTATGCTGCTGCCAGGCTTTCTGTCTGATATTGCAGGTGCTTTACTGTTGCTTCCACCGACGAGGAAGCTTTGCAAGAAGCTGCTGCTTAACTACATGCAGAAAAAACTGCTGCAAAAGAATAGGATTATCATTCAACAATGA
- the pyk gene encoding pyruvate kinase → MRKTKIVCTIGPASESVEKLTQLMEAGMNVARLNFSHGDFDEHGARIKNIREASEVTGKNIAILLDTKGPEIRTNNMKDGAIELVAGNNIIVSMKEVEGTTEKFSITYEGLIDDVEAGSKILLDDGLIGLEVTSIDKAAGEIHTKILNTGTLKNKKGVNVPGVSVKLPGITEKDANDILFGVEQGIDFIAASFVRRASDVLEIKQLLKDNNASHVHIIPKIENQEGVDNIDEILEVSDGLMVARGDLGVEIPAEEVPLVQKLLIKKCNILGKPVITATQMLDSMQRNPRPTRAEASDVANAIFDGTDAIMLSGETAAGTYPVEAVQTMHNIASRAETALNHKEILSKRSREIEHNITDSIGQSVAHTALNLDVKAVITPTASGQTARMISKFRPEAPIVAVTYDAHILRQLALVWGVYPRLSTRSESTDEMLDVAVQESVNSSIVTHGETVVITAGLPVGETGTTNIMKIHVVGDVLAKGQGIGRKTAYGKVIVANNAKDALDKVKQGSVLVTTGTDRDMVPALEKCSALITEEGGLTSHAAVVGLNLGIPVIVGVENATSIFEDGQEITVDSRIGTIYSGHASVL, encoded by the coding sequence ATGCGTAAGACAAAAATAGTATGTACAATCGGTCCTGCTAGTGAAAGTGTTGAAAAGCTGACACAACTTATGGAAGCAGGTATGAACGTTGCACGTTTAAACTTCTCTCATGGTGATTTTGATGAGCATGGAGCTCGTATTAAAAACATCCGTGAAGCATCTGAAGTTACTGGTAAAAACATCGCGATTCTTCTTGATACAAAAGGCCCGGAAATTCGTACGAATAATATGAAAGACGGTGCTATTGAGCTTGTAGCTGGAAACAACATCATTGTTTCTATGAAAGAAGTAGAAGGTACTACAGAAAAATTCTCCATTACATACGAAGGACTTATCGATGATGTCGAAGCAGGAAGCAAAATCCTTTTGGATGATGGCTTAATTGGACTTGAAGTAACAAGCATCGATAAAGCAGCAGGAGAAATACATACAAAAATCCTCAATACAGGCACATTGAAAAACAAAAAAGGTGTTAACGTGCCTGGCGTTTCTGTTAAGCTTCCAGGAATCACAGAAAAAGATGCTAACGACATTCTATTCGGAGTGGAGCAAGGCATTGACTTCATCGCAGCTTCATTTGTTCGCCGTGCATCTGACGTACTTGAAATCAAGCAGTTGTTAAAAGACAATAACGCTTCTCATGTTCATATCATTCCTAAAATCGAAAACCAAGAAGGTGTCGATAACATCGATGAAATCTTGGAAGTTTCCGACGGCTTAATGGTAGCACGCGGTGACTTAGGTGTGGAAATACCTGCAGAGGAAGTTCCATTGGTTCAAAAATTATTGATTAAAAAATGTAATATCTTAGGTAAGCCGGTTATTACTGCTACGCAAATGCTTGACAGCATGCAGCGCAATCCGCGTCCAACAAGAGCGGAAGCAAGTGATGTAGCAAATGCGATTTTTGACGGTACAGATGCTATCATGCTTTCTGGAGAAACAGCTGCTGGAACATACCCTGTTGAAGCTGTTCAAACAATGCATAATATCGCGTCAAGAGCAGAAACAGCTCTTAACCATAAAGAGATCCTTTCAAAACGCAGCAGAGAGATTGAGCACAACATCACTGATTCAATTGGACAATCTGTTGCTCACACTGCTTTGAATCTTGATGTTAAAGCAGTAATCACACCAACTGCAAGTGGACAAACGGCAAGAATGATTTCTAAATTCCGTCCGGAAGCTCCAATTGTTGCTGTGACATATGATGCGCATATTTTAAGACAGCTTGCTCTAGTTTGGGGTGTTTATCCACGTCTAAGCACGAGATCAGAGTCTACTGATGAAATGCTTGATGTAGCAGTACAAGAGAGTGTTAACAGCTCTATCGTGACACACGGTGAAACGGTTGTTATTACAGCTGGTCTGCCAGTTGGTGAAACAGGAACTACAAACATCATGAAAATTCATGTTGTTGGAGACGTTTTAGCAAAAGGTCAAGGTATCGGCCGCAAAACAGCTTACGGTAAAGTTATCGTTGCTAACAATGCGAAGGATGCACTTGATAAAGTGAAGCAAGGTTCTGTTTTAGTAACTACAGGAACAGATCGTGACATGGTTCCAGCTTTGGAAAAATGCAGTGCTTTGATTACAGAAGAGGGCGGATTAACAAGCCATGCTGCTGTAGTTGGACTAAATCTTGGTATCCCAGTAATCGTAGGTGTTGAAAATGCAACTAGCATCTTCGAAGATGGACAAGAAATTACAGTTGATTCCCGTATTGGAACAATCTACAGCGGACATGCAAGTGTGCTGTAA